In Massilia antarctica, the following are encoded in one genomic region:
- a CDS encoding TonB-dependent receptor has product MRPTTVRHFPLHRIAAAVLALSGGALGTAQAQTESGAPAAGPIQDAGVVTVSARRRPENLQDVPVSVTAFGGDQLSKQGTPDITALALSIPNTTLKASRATNSTLTAFIRGVGQQDPLAGFEAGVGIYLDDIYLARPQAAVTDIYDVERIEVLRGPQGTLYGRNTIGGAVKYVTRKLGSKTDIRGRITLGDYSQREAVLTASTPLSDTVRLGGSIARFKHDGYGRNLVTGAQNYDKDMTAARLSAEFTPTPELFIRLAADATDDDSSARNGHRVTVGRTSGAPILSNVYDTRANLTRALGHEQEVKAHGWSALLEYTVNPQLSVKSVTAARRDKSYAPIDFDSLQVVDFEVPALYKNKQFSQEFQLTYTGDKVQGVAGVYYIDANAYNIFDTVLAGAFPSSTFTLGDIDTKAWAVFADANYKVDDALSFSLGGRYTVDKREAKVLRQIYLGLNGTPAMGNPNAVLFRTDTDFTHGELEREDKKFTPKLGLAYKASANQNIYASWARGFKGGGFDPRMNVAGTKISEATARAGFLPETIDSLELGLKSSYNNKRILTNIALFDSKYKNVQIPGSVEVDTNGDGRPDSFAGVTTNAGKAKIRGLELEASAKLTNALSVTGMVSHINARYTQFLTSQLVGGVPALVNVASERYFQNTPKNSANLRATYDLGMPVMGRSGTFSISGSASYKDDTTQFEYASVLDQPAYTLYDLSLTWTSADNRIRAGLHGKNLGDKRYRTGGYVFPNLGKEGVLTAFYGAPRTVSATFEYRF; this is encoded by the coding sequence ATGCGCCCGACCACCGTCCGACACTTTCCCTTACATCGTATTGCCGCTGCCGTGCTGGCCCTGTCGGGTGGCGCGCTGGGCACGGCCCAGGCGCAGACCGAGTCGGGCGCCCCCGCCGCCGGCCCCATCCAGGATGCCGGCGTCGTGACGGTGAGCGCGCGCCGCCGCCCGGAAAACCTGCAGGACGTACCGGTGTCGGTCACCGCCTTCGGCGGCGACCAGCTATCCAAACAGGGCACACCAGACATCACCGCCCTGGCCCTGTCGATACCGAACACCACGCTCAAGGCCTCGCGCGCCACCAACTCGACCCTGACCGCATTCATCCGCGGCGTTGGCCAGCAAGACCCGCTGGCCGGCTTCGAAGCCGGCGTCGGCATCTACCTCGACGATATCTACCTCGCGCGCCCGCAGGCCGCCGTTACCGACATCTACGACGTCGAGCGCATCGAAGTGCTGCGCGGCCCGCAAGGCACCCTGTACGGCCGCAACACCATCGGCGGCGCGGTCAAGTACGTCACGCGCAAGCTCGGCTCGAAAACCGACATCCGCGGCCGCATCACCCTGGGCGACTATAGCCAGCGCGAAGCGGTGCTCACCGCCAGCACTCCGCTCTCCGACACGGTGCGGTTGGGAGGTTCGATCGCCCGCTTCAAGCACGACGGCTACGGGCGCAACCTCGTCACCGGCGCCCAAAATTACGACAAGGACATGACGGCGGCGCGCCTGTCGGCCGAATTCACGCCCACGCCGGAACTGTTCATCCGCCTCGCGGCCGACGCCACCGACGACGACTCCAGTGCGCGCAACGGCCACCGCGTGACCGTCGGGCGCACCAGCGGCGCGCCCATCCTGTCGAACGTGTACGATACCCGCGCCAACCTGACCCGCGCGCTCGGGCACGAGCAGGAAGTGAAGGCCCACGGCTGGTCGGCGCTGCTCGAATACACCGTCAACCCGCAACTGAGCGTCAAGTCGGTGACCGCCGCGCGGCGCGACAAATCGTATGCGCCGATCGACTTCGATTCGCTGCAGGTGGTCGACTTCGAAGTGCCCGCGCTGTACAAGAACAAGCAGTTCAGCCAGGAATTCCAGCTCACCTACACCGGCGACAAAGTGCAGGGCGTGGCCGGCGTGTACTACATCGACGCCAACGCCTACAACATTTTCGACACCGTCCTGGCCGGCGCCTTCCCCAGTTCGACCTTTACCCTGGGCGACATCGATACCAAGGCCTGGGCCGTATTCGCCGACGCCAACTACAAGGTCGATGACGCGCTGAGTTTTTCGCTGGGCGGGCGCTACACGGTCGACAAGCGCGAAGCGAAGGTGCTGCGCCAGATCTACCTAGGCCTGAACGGCACGCCGGCGATGGGCAATCCCAACGCCGTGCTGTTTCGCACCGATACCGACTTCACCCACGGCGAACTGGAGAGGGAAGACAAGAAGTTCACGCCCAAGCTCGGCCTGGCATACAAGGCCAGCGCCAACCAGAACATCTACGCCAGCTGGGCGCGTGGTTTCAAGGGCGGCGGCTTCGACCCGCGCATGAACGTGGCCGGCACCAAGATCAGCGAGGCCACCGCGCGCGCCGGCTTCCTTCCCGAAACCATCGACTCACTCGAACTGGGCCTGAAATCGTCCTACAACAACAAGCGCATCCTGACCAATATCGCCCTGTTCGACAGCAAATACAAGAATGTGCAGATTCCCGGCTCGGTGGAGGTCGACACCAACGGCGACGGCCGCCCCGACAGCTTCGCCGGCGTGACCACCAACGCCGGCAAGGCCAAGATCCGCGGCCTCGAACTCGAAGCGAGCGCCAAGCTGACCAACGCCCTGAGCGTCACCGGCATGGTTAGCCACATCAACGCCAGGTACACCCAGTTCCTGACCTCGCAACTGGTCGGCGGCGTGCCGGCCCTGGTCAACGTGGCCAGCGAGCGCTATTTCCAGAACACGCCGAAGAACTCGGCCAACCTGCGCGCCACCTACGACCTCGGCATGCCGGTGATGGGCCGCAGCGGCACCTTCAGCATCAGCGGCAGCGCCTCCTACAAGGACGACACCACCCAGTTCGAATACGCCTCGGTGCTCGACCAGCCGGCCTACACCTTGTACGACCTGAGCCTGACCTGGACCAGCGCCGACAACCGCATCCGCGCCGGCCTGCACGGCAAGAACCTGGGCGACAAGCGCTACCGCACCGGCGGCTACGTGTTCCCGAACCTCGGCAAAGAGGGCGTGCTGACGGCCTTCTACGGCGCCCCGCGCACCGTCTCGGCCACCTTCGAGTACCGGTTCTGA
- a CDS encoding alpha/beta fold hydrolase, with product MTVHVQEHDGAQAARHLHANGAGGAARPFNDISYTSDDGLTLYARDYPGHSGPARLPVICLHGLTRNSGDFDELAPWIAAQGRRVLALDVRGRGQSAHDPDPAHYNPAVYAGDVIKLARDLGIERAVFVGTSMGGIITMTLALRRLNLIAAAVLNDVGPVISQKGLSRIATYAGKGTTMLTWEQAAEYMRDINQPAFPSNDMAEWNKWARRAFSENDAGQLVLHYDPNIALPLQSGKLKPSSWMSRLAFRRLARNRPTLLVRGSLSDLVEQEQASYMQRAAPAMQYAEVPGVGHAPMLTEAPARKAIERFLSQVD from the coding sequence ATGACGGTACACGTACAGGAACACGATGGCGCGCAAGCCGCGCGCCACCTGCACGCCAATGGCGCAGGGGGCGCGGCCAGGCCGTTCAACGACATCAGCTACACCAGCGACGACGGCCTGACCCTGTACGCGCGCGACTATCCGGGCCATAGCGGACCGGCGCGCCTGCCCGTCATCTGCCTGCATGGGCTCACGCGCAATTCTGGCGACTTCGACGAACTGGCGCCGTGGATCGCCGCCCAGGGGCGCAGAGTGCTGGCGCTGGACGTGCGCGGGCGCGGCCAGTCGGCGCACGACCCCGACCCGGCCCACTACAACCCGGCGGTCTACGCCGGCGACGTCATCAAGCTGGCGCGCGACCTGGGCATCGAGCGCGCCGTGTTCGTCGGCACCTCGATGGGCGGCATCATCACCATGACCCTGGCGCTGCGCCGCCTGAACCTGATCGCCGCCGCCGTGCTCAACGACGTCGGCCCGGTGATCTCGCAAAAAGGCTTGTCGCGCATCGCCACCTATGCCGGCAAGGGCACCACCATGCTGACGTGGGAACAGGCCGCCGAATACATGCGCGACATCAACCAGCCCGCCTTTCCGTCGAACGACATGGCCGAATGGAACAAGTGGGCGCGCCGCGCGTTCAGTGAAAACGATGCCGGCCAGCTGGTGCTGCACTACGACCCCAACATCGCCCTGCCCCTGCAAAGCGGCAAGCTCAAACCGTCGTCGTGGATGTCGCGCCTTGCGTTCCGGCGCCTGGCGCGCAACCGCCCCACCCTGCTGGTGCGCGGCAGCCTGTCCGACCTGGTCGAGCAGGAACAGGCCAGTTACATGCAGCGCGCCGCGCCGGCCATGCAGTATGCCGAGGTGCCCGGCGTCGGCCACGCGCCGATGTTGACCGAAGCGCCGGCCCGGAAAGCGATCGAACGCTTCCTGAGCCAGGTAGACTGA
- a CDS encoding substrate-binding domain-containing protein, with amino-acid sequence MYKLNTLTGAVLATLATALATPAMAAPDLKIALIAGKTGILETYAKETETGFMMGLEYLTGGKMEINGRKLKVIVKDDQSKPDLGRTLLAEAYGDDKADIAVGTTSSGSAIAMLPVALEYKKILIVEPAVADAITGEKWNRYIFRTARSSMQDALAAASTLKAGSVAFLAQDYAFGKDAVKAGKEALTATGSKAQVVHEEYAPQGTTDFTAPAQRIFDALKNKPEPRLLQIVWAGPNPMNKLADMKPERYGVVLAPGGNILPVMKTWKNFAGTQGTIYYYHGFPKNKMNDWFVAEHSKRFKAPPDMFTAGGFAAASAVVTALTKANSGDTEKLIAAMEGMDFDTPKGKMTFRKEDHQALQPMYHFRIKKEQKNEWDLLELVREIPASELPLPVRNKR; translated from the coding sequence ATGTACAAACTGAACACCCTGACAGGCGCCGTCCTGGCCACCCTGGCCACCGCGCTGGCAACGCCGGCCATGGCCGCGCCCGACCTGAAAATCGCCCTCATCGCCGGCAAGACCGGGATTCTCGAAACCTATGCCAAGGAAACCGAAACCGGCTTCATGATGGGTCTGGAGTATCTGACCGGCGGCAAGATGGAAATCAACGGGCGCAAACTCAAGGTGATCGTCAAGGATGACCAGAGCAAGCCCGACCTGGGGCGCACCCTGCTGGCCGAAGCCTACGGCGACGACAAGGCCGATATCGCGGTCGGCACCACCTCGTCCGGCTCGGCCATCGCCATGCTGCCGGTGGCGCTGGAGTACAAGAAAATCCTGATCGTCGAGCCGGCCGTGGCCGACGCCATCACCGGCGAGAAATGGAACCGCTACATCTTCCGCACCGCGCGCAGTTCGATGCAGGATGCCCTGGCCGCCGCCAGCACCCTCAAGGCCGGCAGCGTGGCCTTCCTGGCGCAGGACTACGCCTTCGGCAAGGATGCGGTCAAGGCCGGCAAGGAAGCGCTGACGGCGACCGGCAGCAAGGCCCAGGTGGTGCACGAGGAATACGCGCCCCAGGGCACCACCGATTTCACGGCGCCGGCCCAGCGCATCTTCGACGCCCTGAAGAACAAGCCCGAGCCGCGCCTGCTGCAAATCGTCTGGGCCGGGCCGAACCCGATGAACAAGCTGGCCGACATGAAACCCGAGCGCTACGGCGTCGTTCTCGCGCCGGGCGGCAATATTTTGCCGGTGATGAAAACCTGGAAAAATTTCGCCGGCACCCAGGGCACCATCTATTACTACCACGGCTTCCCGAAAAACAAGATGAACGACTGGTTCGTGGCCGAGCACAGCAAGCGCTTCAAGGCCCCGCCCGACATGTTCACCGCCGGCGGTTTCGCGGCCGCCAGCGCGGTCGTCACGGCATTGACCAAGGCCAATTCGGGCGATACCGAAAAGCTGATCGCGGCCATGGAAGGCATGGACTTCGACACGCCCAAGGGCAAGATGACCTTCCGCAAGGAAGACCACCAGGCGCTGCAGCCGATGTACCATTTCCGCATCAAGAAAGAGCAGAAGAACGAGTGGGACTTGCTGGAACTGGTGCGCGAAATCCCGGCCAGCGAACTGCCGCTACCGGTGAGGAACAAGCGGTGA
- a CDS encoding ABC transporter ATP-binding protein, producing MPSLSTRELSIRFGGHVAVNRVSADFYPGTLTVIVGPNGAGKTTYFNLMSGQLPATSGTVLLEGADITRHGAARRTALGIGRAFQLTNLFPHLTVSENVRLAVQSRARIGMNMFSRWSSHADLIVRADHYLERVSMASRRDTPVAALSHGDKRKLEVAILLALEPAVMMFDEPTAGMSVDEVPVVLDLIHQVKAERNKTILLVEHKMDVVRALADRIIVLHNGTLEADGNPAEVMASAIVQEAYLGTPEHA from the coding sequence ATGCCATCCTTGTCGACGCGCGAACTGAGCATCCGCTTCGGCGGGCATGTGGCGGTGAACCGGGTCAGCGCCGATTTCTATCCAGGCACCCTGACCGTGATCGTCGGCCCCAACGGCGCCGGCAAGACCACCTATTTCAATCTGATGTCGGGCCAGTTGCCGGCCACCTCAGGCACGGTCTTGCTCGAAGGCGCAGACATCACCCGCCATGGCGCGGCCCGGCGTACCGCGCTCGGCATCGGCCGCGCCTTCCAGCTGACCAATCTGTTTCCGCACCTGACGGTGAGCGAAAACGTGCGCCTGGCCGTGCAAAGCCGCGCGCGCATCGGCATGAATATGTTCTCGCGCTGGTCCAGCCACGCCGACCTGATCGTGCGCGCCGACCATTACCTGGAGCGGGTGTCGATGGCCAGCCGGCGCGACACCCCGGTGGCGGCCCTGTCGCACGGCGACAAGCGCAAGCTCGAAGTGGCGATCTTGCTGGCGCTGGAACCGGCGGTCATGATGTTCGACGAACCAACCGCCGGCATGAGCGTGGACGAAGTACCCGTCGTGCTCGACCTGATCCACCAGGTCAAGGCTGAACGCAACAAGACCATTTTGCTGGTCGAACACAAGATGGATGTGGTGCGCGCGCTGGCCGACCGCATCATCGTCCTGCACAACGGCACCCTGGAGGCCGACGGCAATCCGGCCGAGGTGATGGCGTCGGCCATCGTCCAGGAAGCCTATCTGGGGACACCCGAACATGCGTGA
- a CDS encoding ABC transporter ATP-binding protein, with amino-acid sequence MPEPILQLSGVHTHIGEYHILQGVDLTVPRGGLSVLLGRNGAGKTTTLRTIMGLWKATAGTVRFDGRDIAALPTPDIAQLGIAYVPESMGVFSDLTVRDNLYLAARNGPLDEQRVEWIFGFFPALKKFWHYPAGNLSGGQKQMVAIARAIVEPRKLLLIDEPTKGLAPAIIQSLIAAFRELKQTNTTILLVEQNFSFVKQLGDTVSVMDDGRVVHAGAMRELVDNADLQQRLLGLALSSHQ; translated from the coding sequence ATGCCTGAACCCATCCTCCAGCTCAGCGGGGTCCACACCCACATCGGCGAATACCATATCCTGCAAGGGGTGGACTTGACGGTGCCGCGCGGCGGCCTGTCGGTGCTGCTGGGACGCAACGGCGCCGGCAAGACCACCACCCTGCGCACCATCATGGGTCTGTGGAAAGCGACCGCCGGCACGGTGCGCTTCGACGGGCGCGACATCGCCGCCCTGCCCACGCCCGACATCGCGCAACTGGGCATCGCCTACGTGCCCGAATCGATGGGCGTGTTTTCCGACCTGACCGTGCGCGACAACCTGTATCTGGCCGCGCGCAACGGGCCGCTCGACGAGCAGCGGGTCGAGTGGATCTTCGGCTTCTTTCCGGCGCTCAAGAAATTCTGGCACTACCCGGCCGGCAACCTGTCCGGTGGGCAAAAGCAGATGGTGGCGATCGCGCGCGCCATCGTCGAGCCGCGCAAGCTGCTGCTGATCGACGAGCCGACCAAGGGGCTGGCCCCGGCCATCATCCAGAGCCTGATCGCCGCCTTTCGCGAACTCAAGCAGACCAACACCACCATCCTGCTGGTCGAGCAAAATTTCAGTTTCGTCAAGCAGCTGGGCGACACGGTGTCGGTGATGGATGATGGAAGAGTGGTCCATGCCGGCGCCATGCGCGAGCTGGTCGACAACGCGGACCTGCAGCAACGCCTGCTCGGGCTGGCACTGAGCTCCCATCAATGA
- a CDS encoding branched-chain amino acid ABC transporter permease, with product MNTETNNVTTTSPPVSAATALPAAPADSPLPAARRDLAPLLLVPALMLLALPLVGSFPTWLTLTIAGLAMGMMIFIMASGLTLVFGLMDVLNFGHGAFVSVGAYAATMVLIPMRGWLEVDSLALNLGVLGLAIALAMLATAALGLVFERIIIAPVYGQPLKQILITMGGMIVAEQLINVIWGAEQIPLPLPASLRGAVMLGDAAVEKYRLVAVVIGLLVFAAMFLVLNRTKVGLLIRAGVENREMVEAMGYRVRRLFVAVFAAGSALAGLGGVLWGLYKETLTAAMGGEITVLIFIVIIIGGLGSVGGCFIGALLIALVANYAGFLLPKFALVSNLALMIVILLWRPAGLYSNLRR from the coding sequence ATGAACACGGAGACCAACAACGTGACCACCACATCGCCTCCGGTGAGCGCCGCCACCGCGCTGCCCGCCGCCCCGGCCGATTCGCCGCTGCCGGCCGCCAGGCGCGACCTCGCGCCACTGCTGCTGGTGCCGGCGCTGATGCTGCTGGCCCTGCCGCTGGTGGGCAGCTTTCCCACCTGGCTCACCCTGACCATCGCCGGGCTGGCGATGGGCATGATGATCTTCATCATGGCCAGCGGCCTGACCTTGGTATTCGGGCTGATGGACGTGCTCAACTTCGGGCACGGCGCCTTCGTCTCGGTCGGCGCCTACGCCGCCACCATGGTCCTCATTCCCATGCGTGGCTGGCTCGAGGTCGATTCCCTGGCCCTCAACCTGGGTGTGCTGGGCCTGGCGATCGCGCTGGCGATGCTGGCCACCGCCGCGCTCGGGCTGGTGTTCGAGCGCATCATCATCGCGCCCGTGTACGGCCAGCCGCTCAAGCAGATCCTGATCACCATGGGCGGCATGATCGTGGCCGAACAATTGATCAACGTGATCTGGGGCGCCGAGCAGATTCCCCTGCCGCTGCCGGCCAGCCTGCGCGGCGCGGTGATGCTGGGCGACGCCGCGGTCGAAAAATACCGGCTGGTGGCGGTCGTGATCGGCCTGCTGGTGTTCGCCGCCATGTTCCTGGTGCTCAACCGCACCAAGGTCGGCCTCCTGATCCGCGCCGGCGTCGAAAACCGCGAGATGGTCGAGGCCATGGGTTACCGGGTGCGGCGTCTGTTCGTGGCCGTGTTCGCGGCCGGCTCGGCCCTGGCTGGCCTGGGCGGCGTGCTGTGGGGGTTGTACAAGGAAACCCTGACGGCCGCCATGGGCGGCGAGATCACGGTGCTGATCTTTATCGTCATCATCATCGGCGGCCTGGGCTCGGTCGGCGGCTGCTTCATCGGCGCATTGCTCATCGCCCTGGTGGCCAACTATGCCGGCTTCCTGCTGCCCAAGTTCGCGCTGGTGTCGAACCTCGCCCTGATGATCGTCATCCTGCTGTGGCGCCCGGCCGGCCTGTATTCCAACCTGCGGCGCTAA
- a CDS encoding branched-chain amino acid ABC transporter permease yields MLNHLLSGDLPRSRALSATLLLILLGLALAPFLTSGARPLNTAATICVYIVLVASYDLLLGYTGIVSFAHTMFFGIGAYGVGLGLSSGDPTWGAAFAGLLLALLLTLVLALVVGLFALRVRAIFYAMITLAVASSFSVLASQLSDLTGGEDGKTFMVPELLTPGFRLVESELFGRAIDGKLITYYIVFGGCLLLFLFLLRLVNSPFGRVLQAIRENEFRAEALGYRTVLYRIWANVLAALVAALAGALMALWLRYVGPKTMLGFEVMTDILLIVVIGGMGTMYGAVVGATLFIIAQNYLKSLMAEGSAALEGVPLLAQALHPDRWMLWLGVLFVLSIYFFPVGIVGKLRLRKVTARSAGN; encoded by the coding sequence ATGCTCAATCACCTCTTATCCGGCGATCTGCCGCGCAGCCGGGCCTTGTCCGCCACCCTGCTGCTGATCCTGCTGGGGCTGGCACTGGCGCCTTTCCTCACCAGCGGCGCCCGTCCGCTCAACACCGCCGCCACCATCTGCGTCTACATCGTGCTGGTGGCATCCTACGACCTGCTGCTCGGCTACACCGGCATTGTGTCCTTCGCCCACACCATGTTCTTCGGCATCGGCGCGTATGGGGTCGGGCTGGGGCTGTCGAGCGGCGATCCGACCTGGGGCGCGGCCTTCGCCGGCCTGCTGCTGGCCCTGCTGCTGACCCTGGTGCTGGCCCTGGTGGTGGGCTTGTTCGCGCTGCGCGTGCGCGCCATTTTCTACGCCATGATCACGCTCGCGGTTGCGTCGTCGTTTTCCGTGCTGGCCTCGCAACTGTCGGACCTGACCGGCGGCGAGGATGGCAAGACCTTCATGGTGCCGGAACTGCTCACGCCGGGTTTTCGCCTGGTCGAATCGGAGCTGTTCGGGCGCGCCATCGACGGCAAGCTGATCACCTACTACATCGTGTTCGGCGGCTGCCTGCTGCTGTTCCTGTTCCTGCTGCGGCTGGTCAACTCGCCGTTCGGACGGGTGTTGCAGGCGATCCGCGAAAACGAGTTCCGCGCCGAGGCGCTGGGCTACCGCACGGTGCTGTACCGGATCTGGGCCAATGTCCTGGCGGCCCTGGTGGCGGCCCTGGCCGGCGCGCTGATGGCGCTGTGGCTGCGCTACGTGGGTCCGAAAACCATGCTCGGCTTCGAGGTGATGACCGACATCCTGCTGATCGTGGTGATCGGTGGCATGGGCACCATGTACGGCGCGGTGGTCGGCGCGACCCTGTTCATCATCGCCCAGAATTACCTCAAGTCCTTGATGGCCGAAGGCTCGGCCGCCCTCGAGGGCGTGCCCTTGCTGGCGCAGGCGCTGCATCCGGACCGCTGGATGCTGTGGCTGGGCGTGCTGTTTGTGCTGTCGATCTACTTTTTCCCTGTCGGCATCGTGGGAAAACTGCGTTTGCGAAAAGTTACTGCTCGCTCCGCCGGCAACTGA
- a CDS encoding choice-of-anchor J family PEP-CTERM protein yields MKLLPTLLATAAIAVAAALPTASHAIEPIVVLNENFNDISTLHDWALLNKSIPPGQSWSQGNPGVFAAPSGPPSSYIAANYLSAQNGMGSIDNWLITPVVNLIGPSELSFFTRSASASGFGDTLEVRFSPGGSTNPASFNTVLGILGGISDYPTVWQQVISSLDYNGQGRFAFRYLGDASAANYIGIDAVVVTTVPEPGTCLMLLVGLGNLILLRRRQLTMNETRRLPTC; encoded by the coding sequence ATGAAACTACTTCCTACACTGCTTGCCACGGCCGCCATCGCCGTGGCCGCCGCGCTGCCCACTGCATCGCATGCCATCGAACCCATCGTGGTCCTCAACGAAAACTTCAACGACATCAGCACCCTGCACGACTGGGCCCTGCTCAACAAGAGCATCCCGCCCGGCCAGTCCTGGTCGCAAGGCAATCCCGGCGTGTTTGCGGCGCCCTCGGGTCCCCCCTCCTCCTATATCGCCGCCAACTACCTGAGCGCCCAAAACGGCATGGGCAGCATCGACAACTGGCTGATCACCCCGGTCGTGAACCTGATCGGCCCCAGCGAGCTATCGTTCTTCACGCGCTCGGCCAGTGCCTCCGGCTTTGGCGATACGCTCGAAGTGCGCTTTTCCCCGGGCGGCAGCACCAATCCCGCCTCCTTCAACACTGTGCTCGGCATACTCGGCGGCATTTCGGACTATCCCACGGTCTGGCAACAGGTCATTTCCAGCCTCGACTATAACGGCCAGGGCCGTTTCGCATTTCGTTACCTTGGCGACGCCTCAGCAGCGAACTATATCGGCATCGACGCTGTCGTAGTTACTACGGTGCCCGAACCTGGCACCTGTCTGATGCTGCTGGTCGGCTTGGGCAATCTGATATTGCTGCGCCGAAGGCAGTTAACAATGAACGAAACCAGGAGACTTCCAACATGTTGA
- a CDS encoding post-PEP-CTERM-1 domain-containing protein — MLSKTLITCCALAAFSTAATAATQADTMAVVRDKQTGQLRPATAAELRAMEGNLRQPQVVLPQPQVRVRADGTRSAPLGGRGVVYSVVSRTADGKLVQRCVEDEAAARHAALSQATPAEEHSNEQ; from the coding sequence ATGTTGAGTAAAACCCTGATCACCTGCTGCGCACTGGCTGCCTTCTCGACGGCAGCCACGGCCGCGACGCAAGCGGACACCATGGCCGTGGTGCGCGACAAGCAAACTGGACAATTGCGTCCGGCCACCGCGGCCGAGCTGCGCGCAATGGAGGGCAACTTGCGGCAGCCGCAAGTGGTGCTTCCGCAACCGCAGGTCCGGGTGCGTGCCGACGGTACCCGCAGCGCGCCCCTGGGCGGGCGCGGTGTGGTGTATTCCGTCGTCTCGCGCACGGCCGACGGCAAGCTGGTCCAGCGCTGCGTGGAGGACGAAGCCGCCGCGCGGCACGCCGCCCTCAGCCAGGCCACGCCAGCGGAGGAGCACAGCAATGAGCAATAA
- a CDS encoding PA domain-containing protein, whose protein sequence is MSNKRPLPRQAAAALAFFCCTIGGAHAAATITIVNTNAPNVGFNDATPARPVGGNNGRTIGAQRLIAFQQAADIWSRTITSPVPVRVAASFEPLPCNADGAVLGSAGALEVFADFPNAPKANTWYPGALASKLARTDLATPGEAHIQARFNSRLGLFPDCMPGSGFYLGLDRQAGQQIDLVAVLLHELAHGLGFQNFTDDSTGEFFLGIPSIWDYFLVDIRNNKSWINMKDEERRRSAIGGATLSWNGEKVYKVTAQVLAAQPDLIVSGMAAGKASGSHDVGEASFGPQLGQNAVSGELMPVVDQANGSGLACTPLSPANAMAVRGNIALVDRGTCTFVTKARILQNAGARGMVVMENTSDPVSPLGGTDPAVRIPAVRIDKATGEQLKAAMVRRSRTSSGVTASLGVDPNKLSGTDLVRRVRMYSPEEYSPGSSVSHYSVDTKPNQLMEPAINPDLPHDVTPPHDLTYPLLQDIGW, encoded by the coding sequence ATGAGCAATAAGCGCCCCCTCCCGCGGCAGGCCGCTGCCGCCCTTGCCTTTTTCTGCTGCACCATCGGTGGCGCCCACGCGGCGGCAACCATCACGATCGTCAATACCAATGCGCCCAACGTCGGTTTCAACGATGCCACCCCGGCGCGGCCGGTGGGCGGCAACAATGGGCGCACAATCGGGGCGCAGCGCCTCATCGCGTTCCAGCAGGCAGCCGATATCTGGAGCCGCACCATCACCAGCCCGGTGCCGGTCCGGGTGGCCGCCTCGTTCGAGCCGCTGCCATGCAACGCCGATGGCGCGGTGCTCGGCTCGGCGGGCGCGCTGGAAGTGTTTGCCGATTTCCCCAACGCGCCCAAGGCCAACACCTGGTATCCGGGCGCGCTGGCGAGCAAGCTGGCCCGCACCGACCTGGCCACCCCGGGCGAAGCCCATATCCAGGCGCGTTTCAACTCCCGCCTGGGTCTGTTTCCCGACTGCATGCCCGGCTCCGGCTTTTACCTGGGGCTGGACCGCCAGGCGGGCCAGCAGATCGACCTGGTGGCCGTGCTGCTGCACGAACTGGCGCATGGCCTGGGGTTCCAGAACTTCACCGACGACAGCACCGGCGAGTTCTTCCTTGGCATTCCATCGATCTGGGATTATTTCCTGGTCGATATCCGGAACAACAAATCCTGGATCAACATGAAAGATGAGGAACGCCGCCGCTCGGCCATCGGCGGCGCGACCTTGTCGTGGAACGGCGAAAAGGTGTACAAGGTGACCGCGCAGGTCCTCGCCGCCCAGCCCGACCTGATCGTCAGCGGCATGGCAGCGGGCAAGGCCAGCGGCAGCCACGACGTGGGCGAAGCCTCGTTCGGGCCGCAGCTGGGGCAAAATGCGGTATCGGGCGAATTAATGCCGGTGGTCGACCAGGCCAACGGCAGCGGCCTGGCGTGCACGCCGCTCAGTCCCGCCAACGCAATGGCGGTGCGGGGCAACATCGCCCTGGTCGACCGCGGCACCTGCACATTCGTGACCAAGGCCCGGATTTTGCAGAATGCGGGCGCGCGCGGCATGGTGGTGATGGAAAACACGTCCGACCCCGTCAGTCCGCTGGGCGGCACCGACCCGGCCGTGCGCATTCCGGCCGTGCGTATCGACAAGGCGACCGGTGAGCAGCTCAAGGCCGCGATGGTGCGGCGTTCGCGCACCTCCTCGGGAGTCACCGCCAGTCTCGGGGTCGATCCCAACAAGCTGTCCGGCACCGACCTGGTCAGGAGGGTTCGCATGTACAGTCCGGAAGAGTATTCGCCGGGCTCGTCCGTATCGCACTATTCGGTCGATACCAAGCCAAACCAGCTGATGGAGCCAGCCATTAACCCCGACCTGCCGCACGATGTCACGCCGCCGCACGACCTGACCTATCCGCTGCTGCAAGATATCGGCTGGTAA